A window of the Labrus mixtus chromosome 8, fLabMix1.1, whole genome shotgun sequence genome harbors these coding sequences:
- the LOC132978547 gene encoding mammalian ependymin-related protein 1-like has product MFQIDQKTKDCSKIALTEAWDPFHIPANSTFEDQYIIGGPRDNVEVQEWSDRKPARQHETWVGVYTLKDCYPVQETSARNSSVTTSTRFFNLQLGISDPDVERMSESGC; this is encoded by the exons ATGTTCCAGATTGACCAGAAGACGAAGGACTGCTCAAAGATCGCTCTGACCGAGGCCTGGGATCCCTTCCACATCCCAGCCAACTCCACCTTCGAGGACCAGTACATCATCGGAGGCCCCCGGGACAACGTGGAGGTCCAGGAGTGGTCGGACAGGAAGCCGGCACGTCAAC ATGAGACCTGGGTGGGCGTTTACACCCTGAAGGACTGCTACCCCGTGCAGGAGACCTCCGCCAGGAACAGCAGCGTCACCACCTCCACCCGCTTCTTCAACCTGCAGCTGGGCATCAGCGACCCCGACGTCGAGAGGATGTCGGAGTCCGGCTGCTGA